One part of the Xylanimonas allomyrinae genome encodes these proteins:
- the pgsA gene encoding CDP-diacylglycerol--glycerol-3-phosphate 3-phosphatidyltransferase, translated as MVAAAPSPWNVANLVTMARIVLVPVFAWALLAGDGQSIAWRLVATGVFVVAAASDRVDGYLARSRNLVTDLGKLLDPIADKALVGVALVLLWVPLGELPWWVPVVVLVRELGITAMRMSLLRYVVIPASRGGKLKTALQVAAITLFLLPLEHLPGIVRVVAWVVLVAAIAVTVLTGADYAVAGWRVRRDAHRDPSVTSAS; from the coding sequence GTGGTCGCCGCAGCTCCCTCCCCGTGGAACGTCGCCAATCTGGTGACGATGGCACGCATCGTGCTCGTGCCGGTCTTCGCGTGGGCGCTGCTCGCCGGGGACGGTCAGAGCATCGCGTGGCGGCTGGTCGCCACGGGCGTGTTCGTCGTCGCCGCCGCGAGCGACCGTGTCGACGGTTACCTCGCCCGCAGCCGCAACCTCGTCACCGACCTGGGCAAGCTCCTCGACCCGATCGCCGACAAGGCGCTCGTGGGCGTCGCGCTCGTGCTGCTGTGGGTGCCGCTGGGGGAGCTGCCGTGGTGGGTTCCCGTGGTCGTGCTCGTGCGCGAGCTGGGCATCACGGCCATGCGCATGTCCTTGCTGCGCTACGTCGTCATCCCGGCATCCCGCGGGGGCAAGCTCAAGACGGCGCTCCAGGTCGCCGCCATCACGCTCTTCCTGCTGCCGCTCGAGCATCTTCCGGGCATCGTCCGCGTCGTGGCATGGGTCGTGCTCGTCGCCGCGATCGCGGTGACCGTGCTGACGGGCGCGGACTACGCCGTGGCCGGCTGGCGTGTGCGCCGCGACGCGCACCGCGACCCGTCCGTTACGTCTGCATCGTGA
- a CDS encoding CinA family protein has translation MNTGAPHRGPGERPAEVLRLAAARGWTLAVAESLTGGLVAAALVDVPGASSVLRGGVVAYATDLKASLLGVDAALLAERGAVDPDVATAMAAGVRRVARSDVGLATTGVAGPDAQDGQAPGVVYVAVVTPERTDVRRLDLAGDRAAIRCGAVGGVLDLAAEVL, from the coding sequence GTGAACACGGGCGCGCCGCACCGGGGACCGGGGGAGCGGCCCGCCGAGGTCCTCAGGCTGGCCGCAGCGCGCGGCTGGACGCTCGCCGTCGCGGAGTCGCTCACCGGAGGGCTCGTGGCCGCGGCCCTCGTCGACGTCCCCGGGGCGTCGTCGGTGCTGCGCGGCGGCGTCGTCGCATATGCGACCGATCTGAAGGCATCGCTGCTGGGCGTCGACGCCGCGCTCCTCGCCGAGCGGGGCGCCGTGGACCCGGACGTCGCGACGGCGATGGCCGCGGGCGTCCGACGCGTCGCGCGTTCAGACGTCGGGCTCGCGACCACCGGCGTCGCGGGCCCGGACGCCCAGGACGGTCAGGCGCCGGGCGTCGTCTACGTCGCCGTCGTCACCCCGGAGCGCACCGACGTGCGACGCCTCGACCTCGCCGGGGACCGCGCTGCGATCCGGTGCGGCGCGGTCGGCGGGGTGCTCGATCTCGCGGCCGAGGTGCTGTGA
- a CDS encoding helix-turn-helix domain-containing protein, whose translation MVVLRREIGDVLRDARQRQGRTLREVSSAARVSLGYLSEVERGQKEASSELLASICEALDLPMSLVLREVSDRIAIAEGLAIPDTIPADFVVGLLARGGDWRTGIEAELTPVG comes from the coding sequence ATGGTCGTTCTTCGACGAGAGATCGGCGACGTGCTGCGCGATGCGCGGCAGCGTCAGGGGCGCACCCTTCGTGAGGTGTCCTCCGCCGCACGGGTCTCGCTCGGCTACTTGAGCGAGGTCGAGCGCGGTCAGAAGGAGGCGTCGTCGGAGCTCCTGGCCTCGATCTGCGAGGCGCTGGACCTGCCGATGTCGCTCGTGCTGCGCGAGGTCAGCGACCGCATCGCGATCGCTGAGGGCCTCGCCATCCCCGACACCATCCCCGCGGACTTCGTGGTCGGCTTGCTGGCCCGCGGTGGGGACTGGCGTACGGGCATCGAAGCGGAGCTGACACCGGTCGGCTGA
- a CDS encoding Fpg/Nei family DNA glycosylase, translating to MPEGDVLRLTAERLGAALGGSPLVRAELRWPSVAGADLVGRTLVESTAYGKHLLLRLDAGPNLTPHGAGPRTGAAPPTRGTVRPGESPRDTTEQVGESRNTSAVPRPGVPPRSDEASRSARQEASSARSGRLGSTTPASRAGGWTLHTHLRMDGFWRVHRTGSREAAGRSPAVRAVLATSTWTCVGWHLGMLDLLRTRDEHTLLAGLGPDVLADAFASSGPTAHGGVDEGVRRLLVAPQRPVCVALLDQRVVAGLGTIWMAESLFAERLWPWTPVGVLDARRVRGLLLTASRLVGASVTVARRAGLGAVERRVHGRHRGPCVRCGTPIALGSTRGQDVRPDQGALERVVYWCPRCQAPGA from the coding sequence ATGCCCGAGGGAGATGTGCTGCGCCTGACGGCCGAGCGGCTCGGTGCCGCGCTCGGCGGGTCCCCGCTCGTGCGCGCCGAGCTGCGCTGGCCTTCCGTCGCGGGCGCCGACCTCGTCGGCCGGACGCTCGTCGAGTCGACGGCCTACGGCAAGCACCTGCTGCTGCGCCTCGACGCGGGCCCGAACCTCACGCCGCACGGCGCCGGCCCGCGGACCGGCGCGGCCCCGCCCACCCGCGGGACCGTGCGCCCCGGTGAGTCCCCGCGCGACACCACCGAACAGGTCGGTGAGTCCCGGAACACCAGCGCGGTCCCGCGCCCTGGCGTGCCTCCACGATCCGACGAGGCCTCACGATCCGCCCGGCAGGAGGCGTCGTCCGCGCGTTCGGGGCGGCTCGGCTCGACCACGCCAGCGAGCCGGGCCGGCGGCTGGACCTTGCACACGCACCTGAGGATGGACGGCTTCTGGCGCGTGCACAGGACGGGCAGCCGCGAAGCGGCCGGGCGGTCCCCGGCGGTGCGCGCCGTGCTCGCGACCAGCACCTGGACCTGCGTGGGGTGGCATCTGGGCATGCTGGACCTGCTGCGCACGCGTGACGAGCACACGCTGCTCGCCGGGCTGGGTCCTGATGTGCTGGCCGACGCCTTCGCGTCGAGCGGCCCCACGGCGCACGGCGGCGTCGACGAGGGCGTCCGCCGCCTCCTGGTCGCGCCGCAGCGCCCGGTGTGCGTCGCACTGCTCGACCAGAGGGTCGTTGCGGGACTCGGCACGATCTGGATGGCGGAGTCGTTGTTCGCCGAGCGGCTGTGGCCGTGGACCCCCGTCGGCGTTCTCGACGCACGGCGAGTCCGAGGGCTGCTCCTGACGGCGTCGCGCCTCGTCGGCGCCAGCGTGACGGTCGCTCGGCGGGCCGGGCTCGGCGCCGTCGAGCGGCGCGTCCACGGCCGCCACCGTGGGCCGTGTGTGCGCTGCGGGACGCCGATCGCGCTGGGGTCGACGCGAGGGCAGGACGTCCGCCCCGACCAGGGAGCGCTTGAGCGGGTCGTCTACTGGTGTCCGCGCTGCCAGGCGCCCGGGGCGTGA